From Solibacillus isronensis, the proteins below share one genomic window:
- a CDS encoding O-methyltransferase has protein sequence MELSDAYIASFIPERDELLMEMERFAEQNHVPIMQLAGIESLNQILRIQNPKSILEIGTAIGYSAIRMAQALPDCHIVTIERDVSRVQYAKEFIARSEVANRIQVIEGDALEVDMETLPTTFDAVFIDAAKGQYMKFFEKYATLVPSGGVLYIDNMYMHGLSDLDIKEVPRRKRTMIRNLKTFSDWIMAHPDYSSAFFPVGDGLLICLKR, from the coding sequence ATGGAATTATCAGACGCTTATATTGCTTCTTTCATTCCTGAACGTGATGAATTATTAATGGAAATGGAACGCTTCGCAGAACAGAATCATGTCCCGATCATGCAGCTTGCCGGGATTGAGTCACTGAATCAAATTTTGCGAATTCAAAATCCGAAATCGATTTTAGAAATTGGGACGGCAATTGGTTATTCTGCTATACGAATGGCTCAAGCGCTGCCAGATTGTCATATTGTGACGATTGAACGCGATGTGTCGCGAGTTCAGTATGCCAAGGAATTCATTGCAAGGTCAGAGGTGGCAAACCGCATACAAGTAATAGAGGGCGATGCGTTAGAGGTAGACATGGAAACACTTCCTACTACTTTTGATGCTGTTTTTATTGATGCGGCAAAAGGGCAATACATGAAGTTTTTCGAAAAGTACGCAACACTCGTTCCATCGGGTGGCGTTTTATACATCGATAATATGTATATGCACGGATTATCAGATTTAGATATAAAAGAAGTACCTAGAAGAAAAAGAACGATGATCCGCAATTTAAAAACATTTTCAGACTGGATCATGGCACATCCGGATTATTCTAGTGCCTTTTTCCCTGTCGGTGATGGTTTGTTAATTTGTTTGAAGAGGTGA
- a CDS encoding peptidase U32 family protein → MKKPELLVTPQSIEHITALLEAGADAFVIGEQKFGLRLAGDFTVAQVEEATKLIHAAGKKVYVAVNALFHNDRLDALDEYLVQMQRIGVDALLFGDPAVIIAVRENNVTIPLHWNPETTATNFFQVNYWGERGSKRAVLARELSVDEVLEIKQNTKHEIEVQVHGMTCMFQSKRALLGNYFLYRDEAMEIENRKENKNMFLHDKERKNKYPIYEDMNGTHIFSPNDMCIIEELNELFEAGIDSFKIDGVLQTFDYTVTVTELYRQAIDTYLDQGEDAYDDIKSELFEQIEAIQPALRPLDTGFIYKETVY, encoded by the coding sequence GTGAAAAAACCAGAATTATTAGTAACACCACAATCCATTGAGCATATTACAGCACTACTTGAGGCAGGTGCTGATGCTTTTGTGATCGGTGAACAAAAATTTGGCTTACGTCTAGCTGGAGACTTTACAGTAGCACAGGTGGAAGAAGCAACAAAACTGATTCACGCTGCAGGTAAAAAGGTTTATGTGGCGGTCAATGCATTATTCCACAACGATCGTTTAGATGCATTGGATGAATATTTAGTACAGATGCAGCGTATTGGGGTAGACGCATTATTATTCGGGGACCCAGCAGTAATTATCGCAGTGCGTGAAAACAATGTAACCATTCCGTTGCATTGGAATCCGGAAACGACTGCAACGAACTTCTTCCAAGTGAACTATTGGGGTGAACGCGGAAGTAAGCGTGCTGTACTGGCACGTGAACTTTCAGTCGATGAAGTGCTCGAAATTAAACAAAATACAAAGCATGAAATCGAAGTACAAGTACATGGTATGACTTGTATGTTCCAATCTAAGCGCGCACTTTTAGGGAACTATTTCCTGTACCGTGACGAAGCGATGGAAATCGAAAATCGTAAAGAAAACAAAAATATGTTCCTTCACGATAAAGAGCGTAAAAATAAATATCCGATCTATGAGGATATGAATGGCACACATATTTTCTCTCCGAATGACATGTGCATTATTGAAGAGTTAAATGAATTGTTTGAGGCGGGTATCGATTCATTCAAAATTGATGGTGTCCTTCAAACGTTTGATTATACGGTGACAGTTACAGAACTTTACCGTCAAGCAATTGATACGTATTTGGATCAAGGCGAAGATGCGTACGATGACATTAAATCCGAGCTATTTGAGCAAATCGAAGCAATTCAGCCAGCGTTACGTCCACTGGATACTGGCTTCATCTACAAGGAAACAGTCTACTAG
- a CDS encoding peptidase U32 family protein gives MLQLIQNEKIRETINGKTVITKKPELLAPAGSLEKLKVAVHYGADAVFIGGQEFGLRSNAGNFTIEEMKEGVEFAKKYGAVVYVTTNIFAHNENMDGLEEYLQAIEGAGVKGIIVADPLIIETCKKCAPSLEIHLSTQQSLSNWKAVKYWKEEGLERVVLAREVGGEEMRKMKEEVDIEIEAFVHGAMCIAYSGRCTLSNHMTARDSNRGGCCQSCRWDYDLYENNDGKETALFNEGEAPFAMSPKDLKLIESIPHMIELGIDSLKVEGRMKSIHYIATVISVYRKVIDAYCADPENFTFEKEWLEELARCANRATASSFFEGEPSYKQQMFGFHSHKMKWDFAGFVMDYDAETQIVTLEQRNYFKTGDTVEFFGPNMDTFKMTVGQLWDEKGNELDVARHPLQIVKFKVDRSLSHFDMMRKENN, from the coding sequence ATGCTACAATTAATTCAAAATGAAAAGATCCGTGAAACTATTAACGGAAAAACAGTAATTACGAAAAAACCAGAGCTTCTAGCACCAGCAGGAAGCTTGGAAAAATTAAAAGTAGCCGTACACTACGGTGCTGATGCTGTATTTATCGGTGGTCAGGAATTTGGTTTACGTTCTAACGCAGGGAACTTCACTATTGAAGAAATGAAGGAAGGCGTTGAATTTGCCAAAAAATACGGAGCCGTTGTATATGTAACGACAAATATTTTTGCGCATAACGAAAATATGGACGGTTTGGAAGAATACTTGCAGGCAATCGAGGGAGCAGGCGTAAAAGGGATTATCGTTGCAGACCCGTTAATTATTGAAACTTGTAAAAAGTGTGCCCCTTCTTTAGAAATCCATCTTTCTACACAACAGTCTTTATCCAACTGGAAAGCGGTAAAGTACTGGAAAGAAGAAGGTTTGGAACGTGTTGTTTTAGCACGTGAAGTCGGCGGGGAAGAAATGCGTAAAATGAAAGAAGAGGTAGACATTGAAATCGAAGCATTCGTGCACGGTGCAATGTGTATCGCTTATTCCGGACGCTGTACACTTTCAAACCATATGACGGCCAGAGACTCAAACCGTGGCGGCTGCTGTCAGTCTTGCCGTTGGGATTATGATTTATATGAAAATAACGACGGTAAAGAAACAGCATTGTTTAACGAAGGTGAAGCACCGTTTGCAATGAGCCCGAAAGACTTGAAATTGATCGAATCCATTCCTCACATGATTGAGTTAGGGATTGATTCATTAAAAGTGGAAGGCCGTATGAAGTCGATTCACTATATCGCAACGGTTATTTCCGTTTATCGTAAAGTAATTGATGCTTACTGTGCAGACCCGGAAAACTTTACATTCGAAAAAGAATGGCTGGAAGAACTGGCGCGCTGTGCAAACCGTGCGACTGCTTCGTCATTCTTTGAAGGTGAGCCAAGCTATAAACAACAAATGTTTGGTTTCCATTCACATAAAATGAAGTGGGATTTTGCTGGTTTTGTAATGGATTATGATGCCGAAACACAAATAGTTACATTGGAACAACGCAACTATTTCAAGACAGGCGATACGGTTGAATTTTTCGGCCCTAATATGGATACATTCAAAATGACGGTTGGCCAGCTTTGGGATGAAAAAGGCAATGAACTAGATGTTGCCCGCCACCCACTACAAATCGTTAAATTTAAAGTTGATCGCTCATTATCACATTTTGATATGATGCGAAAGGAGAATAATTAA
- the udk gene encoding uridine kinase, with the protein MSNRPVVIGIAGGSCSGKTSVTRSIYDVFREHSVVVIEQDYYYKDQSHMTFEQRLETNYDHPLAFDNNLLIEHIHRLLAYESVEKPVYDYVQHTRSDEVIHVEPKDVIIVEGILVLEDERLRDLMDIKLFVDTDSDLRIIRRIQRDIKERGRTADSVIDQYLTAVRPMHNMFIEPTKRYADVIIPEGGENNVAIDLMVTKIKTILETESNL; encoded by the coding sequence ATGTCAAACCGTCCAGTTGTAATCGGAATTGCCGGTGGTTCATGCTCAGGTAAAACGAGCGTGACACGTTCTATATACGATGTTTTCCGTGAACATTCAGTAGTTGTTATCGAACAGGATTATTATTATAAAGACCAAAGCCATATGACGTTTGAACAGCGTCTGGAAACAAACTATGATCATCCGCTTGCATTTGACAATAATTTGCTGATCGAGCATATTCATCGTTTACTTGCCTATGAATCAGTGGAAAAACCGGTCTATGATTATGTACAGCATACGCGTTCAGATGAAGTCATTCATGTGGAACCTAAGGATGTAATCATTGTCGAAGGAATTTTAGTGCTGGAGGACGAGCGTCTGCGTGATTTAATGGATATTAAATTATTTGTGGATACAGACTCTGACTTACGTATTATCCGACGCATTCAACGTGATATTAAAGAGCGCGGTCGTACAGCTGATTCGGTAATCGATCAGTATTTAACAGCAGTGCGTCCAATGCACAATATGTTTATCGAACCGACTAAGCGATATGCAGATGTAATTATCCCTGAAGGCGGAGAAAATAACGTTGCAATTGACTTAATGGTAACGAAAATAAAAACAATTCTTGAAACTGAATCAAACTTGTAA
- the greA gene encoding transcription elongation factor GreA, translating to MSNEKQYPMTLDGKQKLEDELNTLKTVKRPEVVERIKVARSFGDLSENSEYDSAKEEQGFVEGRISLIEQMLRNAVIITEDETSNTISLGKTVTFDELINGKRANFEESYTIVGSAEADPMEGKISNDSPIAKALMGKHVDDVVKLTTPGGDMEVIILEVK from the coding sequence ATGTCAAACGAAAAACAATATCCAATGACACTTGATGGAAAACAAAAATTAGAAGATGAATTAAACACATTAAAAACAGTAAAGCGTCCGGAAGTAGTAGAGCGCATTAAAGTAGCTCGCAGCTTCGGTGACCTTTCCGAGAACTCTGAATACGATTCAGCAAAAGAAGAGCAAGGATTTGTGGAAGGTCGTATTTCTTTGATTGAACAAATGCTGCGCAATGCTGTTATTATTACTGAGGACGAAACATCAAATACAATTTCTTTAGGTAAAACAGTTACATTTGATGAACTGATCAACGGTAAACGTGCAAACTTTGAAGAATCATACACAATTGTTGGTTCAGCTGAAGCCGATCCGATGGAAGGTAAAATTTCGAATGACTCTCCGATTGCTAAAGCTTTAATGGGCAAGCATGTGGACGATGTTGTAAAACTGACAACACCAGGCGGAGATATGGAAGTTATTATTTTAGAAGTAAAATAA
- a CDS encoding YrrS family protein, with amino-acid sequence MERKRRFQTRQQYAEQKTKQTKFQKADKRLNYLIAIVAVLIVATLIFIITQEPEPKNEAEQDSPAEVATDVPEDDAGQETEDNETETKVPEEEVDEEDNATDETEQPTSESGDMVSPSNDPSVKEVITNPNWPAYPTAQTGEHVSTYEKGHIDYEEKLKAIFSVIDLQQENSIVLRVNNNGSTESAIAVVTSMDKEQKYRVSIEWVDNEGWKPVQIEVLTTLEGSQ; translated from the coding sequence ATGGAACGAAAAAGACGATTTCAAACACGACAACAGTATGCTGAACAAAAAACAAAACAGACGAAATTTCAAAAAGCGGATAAAAGATTAAATTATTTAATCGCTATTGTCGCTGTGTTAATTGTGGCAACATTAATTTTTATCATTACACAAGAGCCGGAACCTAAAAACGAAGCAGAGCAAGATTCACCGGCAGAAGTAGCAACTGATGTCCCGGAAGATGACGCTGGACAAGAAACGGAAGATAATGAAACAGAAACAAAAGTACCGGAGGAAGAAGTAGATGAGGAAGATAACGCTACAGATGAAACTGAACAGCCAACATCTGAATCGGGTGACATGGTGAGTCCTTCCAACGATCCGTCAGTAAAAGAAGTCATTACAAATCCTAATTGGCCGGCCTATCCGACGGCACAAACAGGAGAACATGTGTCGACATATGAAAAAGGGCATATTGATTACGAAGAAAAACTAAAAGCAATTTTCAGCGTCATTGATTTACAGCAGGAAAACAGTATTGTACTGCGTGTGAATAATAACGGTAGTACGGAAAGTGCAATTGCCGTTGTCACATCGATGGACAAAGAACAAAAATATCGTGTAAGTATAGAATGGGTTGACAATGAAGGCTGGAAACCGGTTCAAATAGAAGTTTTGACAACATTAGAAGGTTCACAATAA
- the mtnN gene encoding 5'-methylthioadenosine/S-adenosylhomocysteine nucleosidase — translation MTIAVIGAMEQEVELLRGALQNTKTETIANSEYTTGTYEGKEIVLLKSGIGKVNAAMSTTILLEKFNPKVVINTGSAGGFDAALKVGDIVISDEVRHHDVDVTAFGYEIGQMAGMPAAYKSDEQLMEVAKQAVKEVGEHNYSVGLICSGDVFMSNPERVEAVRKDFPTMKAVEMEAAAVAQVCHQFDTPFVVIRALSDIAGQESSMSFDEFLPVAAKHSTEIVLNAITKL, via the coding sequence ATGACAATAGCAGTAATCGGTGCAATGGAGCAGGAAGTAGAATTATTACGCGGTGCTCTACAAAATACAAAAACAGAAACAATAGCAAACAGTGAATACACAACAGGTACATATGAAGGCAAAGAAATCGTACTGTTAAAAAGCGGTATCGGTAAAGTGAATGCGGCAATGTCTACGACGATCTTATTGGAAAAGTTTAATCCGAAAGTTGTCATTAATACAGGATCAGCAGGCGGTTTTGATGCAGCATTAAAGGTTGGGGATATCGTCATTTCGGATGAAGTACGTCATCATGATGTCGACGTTACAGCTTTTGGCTATGAGATCGGTCAAATGGCTGGGATGCCGGCAGCTTATAAATCAGATGAACAATTAATGGAAGTTGCGAAACAGGCAGTTAAAGAAGTGGGAGAGCATAATTACAGTGTAGGCCTTATTTGTTCAGGCGATGTATTTATGAGCAACCCTGAGCGTGTTGAGGCAGTGCGAAAAGATTTCCCTACAATGAAAGCCGTGGAAATGGAAGCGGCGGCTGTAGCGCAAGTATGCCACCAATTCGATACACCATTTGTAGTCATTCGTGCATTATCAGACATTGCAGGACAAGAATCGAGCATGTCATTTGATGAGTTTTTACCTGTAGCAGCGAAACACTCAACGGAAATCGTATTAAACGCAATTACAAAGTTATAA
- the sigK gene encoding RNA polymerase sporulation sigma factor SigK, whose amino-acid sequence MSGFVTALVQLWLELPALLGYLKGQTFYKPLSREEEEEVINRFIKGDESARVELIERNMRLVAHVVKKFHPSHDLLDDYISIGTIGLMKAVSSFTPEKKTRLATYAARCIENEILMHLRAQKKVQKDVSLFEPIGVDKDGQSLQIRDLLQLDEPSTIEKIERQEDFAQLYRYLDTLDPRELEIISYRYGLQNFDPHTQKEIAKRLNISRSYVSRIEKRALIKLYQQFKHGEKE is encoded by the coding sequence TTGAGCGGTTTTGTGACAGCATTGGTTCAACTTTGGCTTGAGCTTCCCGCATTACTAGGCTATTTAAAAGGGCAGACGTTTTATAAACCGTTATCACGCGAGGAAGAAGAAGAAGTCATCAATCGTTTTATAAAGGGGGATGAAAGCGCTCGTGTCGAATTAATCGAGCGAAATATGCGGCTTGTTGCGCACGTTGTAAAAAAATTCCACCCTTCACACGATTTACTTGATGATTATATTTCAATTGGCACGATTGGTCTTATGAAAGCCGTAAGCAGTTTCACACCAGAAAAAAAGACCCGTCTCGCCACATATGCCGCCCGATGTATCGAAAATGAAATTCTGATGCATCTTCGCGCACAAAAAAAAGTGCAAAAAGATGTCTCGTTATTTGAGCCGATTGGTGTCGATAAAGATGGGCAGTCTCTTCAAATCCGTGATTTACTGCAGCTTGACGAACCTTCCACAATTGAAAAAATTGAACGACAGGAGGATTTTGCCCAGCTGTATCGCTATTTGGATACATTAGATCCACGTGAGCTCGAAATTATTTCCTACCGTTATGGGCTCCAAAACTTCGACCCGCATACCCAAAAAGAAATTGCCAAAAGGCTCAATATTTCACGCAGCTATGTTTCACGCATTGAAAAACGGGCACTTATTAAGCTTTACCAGCAGTTTAAACATGGTGAGAAAGAATAA
- the pssA gene encoding CDP-diacylglycerol--serine O-phosphatidyltransferase — MFLLQKVDSTFKKIKANAANIITITNMSFGGAAIMATLNEYHSYSVLLIFIAAFLDRYDGKVARKFNQESELGKQLDSMADIISFGVAPALLMYEMALMNAGFTGMMMPVLFIAAGALRLARFNVMDSTGYFVGLPITAAGTLLTFSYFFTNMLSETFYLILFPVLALLMVSTFTLKKV; from the coding sequence ATGTTTCTACTTCAAAAAGTTGATTCAACGTTTAAAAAAATAAAAGCAAACGCTGCTAATATCATTACAATTACAAATATGTCGTTTGGTGGGGCTGCAATTATGGCTACACTAAATGAGTATCATAGCTACAGTGTACTATTAATTTTTATCGCTGCTTTTTTAGATCGTTATGACGGTAAAGTTGCCCGTAAATTTAATCAGGAGTCCGAATTGGGAAAACAGCTTGATTCCATGGCGGATATTATTTCTTTCGGTGTAGCACCTGCCCTATTAATGTATGAAATGGCATTAATGAATGCAGGATTTACAGGTATGATGATGCCCGTATTATTTATTGCTGCCGGTGCGTTGCGTTTAGCTCGATTCAATGTGATGGATTCAACAGGTTATTTTGTAGGACTGCCGATTACAGCGGCTGGTACATTACTAACTTTTTCTTATTTCTTTACAAATATGTTATCCGAAACGTTTTACTTAATTCTTTTCCCGGTATTGGCACTATTGATGGTAAGTACCTTTACATTAAAAAAAGTGTAA
- a CDS encoding phosphatidylserine decarboxylase gives MKEKLYRNMIELSNGKISSKILQQIAQSRLSKNFIRSYSQIYGINIQEVSKSPKEFTSLHDFFVRQLKEEVRPVDVRKNIFASPVDAKIEAFGNIEDQEMFTVKNKPYSLIDLMGNEIQAKRYNNGKYIVFYLSPADYHRIHSPIDGIVKRQYILGQKSYPVNQMGLQYGKKPISHNYRMISEINYEKQHYTAFIKVGATFVNSIELTNTSTQWKKGQEVGYFAFGSTVVMLFEQNAIEFTENVTNGAKIKMGEAFATMV, from the coding sequence ATGAAGGAAAAATTATACCGGAATATGATAGAACTATCAAATGGTAAAATCTCTTCGAAAATTTTACAACAAATTGCACAATCACGTTTAAGTAAAAATTTTATTCGTAGCTATAGTCAAATATACGGAATTAACATACAAGAAGTTTCAAAATCTCCAAAAGAATTTACTAGCCTGCATGATTTTTTTGTTCGCCAGCTGAAAGAAGAAGTACGTCCGGTAGATGTTCGCAAAAATATATTTGCAAGTCCTGTTGACGCAAAAATAGAAGCATTCGGCAATATTGAGGATCAGGAAATGTTTACTGTGAAAAATAAGCCGTATTCTTTAATTGATTTAATGGGAAATGAAATACAGGCAAAGAGGTATAATAATGGCAAGTATATTGTTTTTTACTTGAGTCCTGCAGATTATCACCGTATCCATAGTCCGATTGATGGTATTGTTAAGCGACAATACATACTTGGTCAAAAGTCTTATCCTGTAAACCAGATGGGCTTACAATATGGAAAAAAACCAATCAGTCATAATTATCGTATGATAAGCGAAATTAACTATGAAAAACAACATTATACAGCATTCATTAAAGTAGGAGCGACATTTGTGAATTCAATTGAACTTACAAATACGTCTACACAGTGGAAAAAAGGACAAGAAGTCGGCTATTTTGCGTTTGGTTCAACCGTTGTGATGTTATTTGAACAAAATGCAATTGAATTTACCGAGAATGTTACAAATGGGGCGAAGATAAAAATGGGAGAAGCTTTTGCTACTATGGTATAA
- a CDS encoding YqeG family HAD IIIA-type phosphatase: protein MYNFLLPDEFIRSVYEITPEKLKDLGIKGIITDLDNTLVEWDRADATEELVQWFEMMREAGIKIIIASNNHEARVRQFAEPHGIPFIFRAKKPLGAAYYAALVQLRLRRHEVAMLGDQLLTDVMGAKRQKLYTFLVRPVADSDGLVTKFNRFVERRVYNDLKRKGKYPWED, encoded by the coding sequence TTGTACAACTTTTTATTACCAGATGAATTTATTCGCAGTGTATATGAAATTACACCGGAAAAATTAAAGGATTTAGGCATTAAAGGGATCATAACAGATTTAGATAATACGCTTGTTGAATGGGACCGTGCTGATGCAACGGAAGAGCTTGTACAATGGTTTGAAATGATGCGAGAAGCAGGCATAAAAATTATCATTGCCTCAAACAATCATGAAGCACGGGTGCGCCAGTTTGCAGAACCGCATGGCATACCGTTTATTTTCCGTGCCAAAAAACCATTAGGAGCAGCATACTATGCGGCCCTTGTTCAGCTGCGTCTACGTCGCCATGAAGTTGCGATGCTGGGAGATCAGCTATTAACAGATGTGATGGGCGCAAAACGTCAAAAACTTTATACGTTTTTAGTTCGTCCTGTTGCTGACTCTGATGGACTCGTCACAAAATTTAACCGCTTCGTCGAACGTCGTGTATACAACGATTTAAAGCGAAAAGGAAAGTATCCTTGGGAAGACTAA
- the yqeH gene encoding ribosome biogenesis GTPase YqeH: MNEMPQCIGCGTVIQTEDKNGLGYAPASSLEKEMIICQRCFRLKNYNEIQPVSLTDDDFLRILNGLGQQQGLIVKIVDIFDFNGSWLPGLHRFVGNNPVLLVANKADLLPKSVKEKKVINWLKREAKALGLKPIDVKLVSAHKGMGMQEVVEAIEEYRNGKDVYVVGCTNVGKSTFINRIIKQATGEGEIITTSHFPGTTLDMIGIPLDDGSSLYDTPGIINHHQMAHHIDSSELKYIMPKKEIKPKVYQQNPGQTLFIGALARFDFIQGERSAFTVHVANDLPIHRTKLERADQLYEEHKGELLAPPTSKHIDQLPPLVRHEFSIKEPKTDVVISGLGWVTVQHANVVVAAHAPKGVEVFIRPSLI, translated from the coding sequence ATGAATGAAATGCCACAATGTATTGGCTGTGGAACAGTGATTCAAACTGAAGATAAAAATGGATTAGGGTATGCACCTGCGTCCTCGCTGGAAAAGGAAATGATTATTTGTCAACGTTGTTTCCGTTTAAAAAACTATAATGAAATCCAACCTGTTAGCTTAACGGATGATGATTTTTTACGTATTTTAAACGGTCTTGGACAACAGCAAGGTCTGATCGTGAAAATCGTGGATATTTTCGATTTCAATGGCAGCTGGCTACCAGGTTTACACCGATTCGTTGGAAATAACCCAGTTCTTTTAGTAGCAAATAAAGCAGACCTTTTACCAAAATCGGTAAAAGAAAAGAAAGTGATCAACTGGTTGAAACGTGAAGCGAAAGCACTTGGATTAAAGCCGATTGATGTGAAGCTTGTTTCGGCACATAAAGGAATGGGCATGCAGGAAGTCGTTGAAGCGATTGAAGAATACCGTAATGGTAAAGATGTATATGTTGTAGGTTGTACAAATGTCGGTAAATCGACGTTTATTAACCGTATTATTAAGCAAGCTACAGGTGAAGGAGAAATTATTACAACTTCTCATTTCCCGGGAACTACGCTTGATATGATTGGCATTCCGTTAGATGACGGATCATCTTTATATGATACACCTGGTATTATCAATCATCACCAAATGGCACACCATATCGATTCAAGTGAATTAAAATATATTATGCCAAAAAAAGAAATTAAACCAAAAGTGTATCAGCAAAATCCCGGACAAACACTATTTATCGGTGCTCTTGCCCGTTTTGATTTTATACAAGGCGAGCGTTCGGCATTTACTGTACATGTTGCAAATGATTTGCCGATCCACCGTACGAAGCTGGAACGTGCGGATCAATTATATGAAGAACATAAAGGTGAGTTATTGGCACCTCCAACGTCTAAACATATTGATCAATTACCACCATTAGTACGTCACGAGTTTTCGATCAAAGAACCGAAAACTGATGTAGTTATTTCAGGATTAGGCTGGGTTACAGTACAGCATGCCAATGTTGTAGTAGCAGCACACGCACCAAAAGGCGTAGAAGTATTCATTCGTCCATCACTGATTTAA
- the aroE gene encoding shikimate dehydrogenase translates to MKKWFAVIGDPIAHSKSPEMHNAWYEEANVDATYIPIHVKPEHLQQAVASFKLLGTSGWNVTIPHKQAIIPFLDELDELAEKMGAVNTVVRTAEGKLKGYNTDGPGFVKSLEHVIGTTKRNAPVLLIGAGGAARGIAFALQLTGYTNITIANRTVEKAQQIIDELHAGQAVSMKVAEQSLANYEIFIQTTPAGMATGDFALPFSLGKFPAGAIAADIVYNPLMTPFLQAAEQKGATIVNGLGMFVHQGAIAYEHWLGHYPNTNAMIARLTAQLGGNYVNR, encoded by the coding sequence ATGAAAAAATGGTTTGCGGTTATTGGGGATCCGATTGCACACTCAAAATCTCCGGAGATGCATAATGCATGGTATGAAGAAGCGAATGTGGATGCGACGTATATCCCGATACACGTGAAGCCAGAACATCTACAACAAGCTGTTGCATCTTTCAAACTGTTAGGGACAAGCGGCTGGAATGTAACGATTCCGCATAAACAAGCGATTATTCCGTTCCTGGATGAACTTGACGAGCTTGCCGAAAAGATGGGTGCGGTCAATACGGTCGTGCGTACTGCAGAAGGTAAATTAAAGGGCTATAATACGGACGGTCCGGGTTTTGTGAAATCACTTGAGCATGTGATCGGTACTACAAAACGTAATGCACCGGTTTTACTGATCGGAGCAGGTGGCGCAGCCCGCGGTATTGCATTTGCCCTTCAACTAACAGGTTATACGAATATAACAATTGCCAACCGAACAGTTGAAAAAGCACAGCAAATTATTGATGAATTACATGCCGGCCAAGCTGTTTCGATGAAAGTAGCAGAACAAAGCCTGGCTAATTATGAAATTTTTATTCAAACAACACCAGCAGGAATGGCTACGGGCGACTTTGCATTACCATTTTCGCTTGGAAAGTTCCCGGCAGGCGCAATTGCTGCAGATATTGTGTATAATCCATTAATGACGCCATTTTTGCAAGCGGCTGAGCAAAAAGGGGCGACAATTGTCAATGGGTTAGGCATGTTCGTGCATCAAGGTGCGATTGCATACGAACACTGGTTAGGTCATTATCCAAATACAAATGCAATGATTGCCCGTTTAACGGCGCAATTAGGAGGAAATTATGTTAACAGGTAA
- the yhbY gene encoding ribosome assembly RNA-binding protein YhbY, with product MLTGKQKRFLRAEAHHLDPIFQVGKGGVNDAMIAQLRDVLEARELIKVRILDNCEEDKKVVAEELAAGTRAELVQLIGLTVVLYKESRNNKKIVLPKVATK from the coding sequence ATGTTAACAGGTAAACAAAAACGTTTTTTACGTGCTGAGGCACACCACTTAGATCCAATTTTCCAAGTTGGGAAAGGTGGCGTAAATGATGCAATGATTGCACAATTACGTGATGTATTGGAAGCACGCGAACTTATTAAAGTACGCATTTTAGACAACTGTGAAGAAGACAAAAAAGTTGTGGCGGAAGAACTGGCTGCCGGTACACGTGCCGAGCTTGTTCAACTGATCGGGTTGACAGTTGTTTTATATAAAGAATCGCGCAACAACAAAAAAATCGTATTACCAAAAGTAGCTACGAAATAA